From one Staphylococcus kloosii genomic stretch:
- the copZ gene encoding copper chaperone CopZ, which yields MATKTIQVEGMSCEHCKSAVSGALNNLDGVSQADVDLEAGTVEVNYDDAKVDDAAMTEAIEDQGYDVK from the coding sequence ATGGCAACAAAAACAATTCAAGTAGAAGGCATGAGCTGTGAACATTGTAAAAGTGCAGTATCTGGTGCTTTAAATAATTTAGACGGCGTATCACAAGCCGATGTTGATTTAGAAGCAGGTACAGTTGAGGTCAATTACGATGACGCCAAAGTTGATGATGCGGCAATGACTGAAGCTATAGAAGATCAAGGATATGACGTGAAATAA
- a CDS encoding heavy metal translocating P-type ATPase, which produces MMSTHKKDTLAITGMTCAACANRIEKNLNKLDQVTATVNPSTEKATVEYNNQQTSLADITQTIQKTGYDVVTDTIELDIFGMTCAACSTRIEKVLKRTHGVEQATVNLTTELSTVTFNPEIISPNDLIKKIQNIGYDAQLKASSKDKTSQKAKELHHKLIKLIVSAVISIPLLLTMFVHLFGLPLPHIFMNPYFQFVLATIVQFGIGWQFYTGAYKSLRSGSANMDVLVALGTTAAYGYSIYESIKWMVQPNITPHLYFETSAILITLILFGKYLEARAKSHTTQALSKLLSLQSKEARVIRNDAVQMIPVSEVVVGDIIEVKPGEKIPVDGIVTKGQTAVDESMLTGESLPIEKTANNKVIGATLNKNGAITMEATQVGEDTALASIIESVEAAQGSKAPIQRLADVISSYFVPIVVGIAIITFLIWITVVNTGQFEPALIATISVLVIACPCALGLATPTSIMVGTGKAAQSGILFKGGEHIEQAHKVDTIVFDKTGTLTNGKPEVTDFTGNLSTLQLVASAEYYSEHPLAEAIVNYATRKELTLLESTNFETIPGLGIQATISDKEILIGNLKLMNKHEISINHVQRELSSFENDGKTAMYIAVSGEFAGIIAVADTVKTNAKQAIEQLHALNISTVMLTGDNELTAKAIAKQVGIDHVIAGVLPEQKANEIKQLQQQNRSVAMVGDGINDAPALVQAQTGIAIGTGTEVAIEAADITILGGDLLLIPKALKVSQYTIRNIRQNLFWAFGYNVAGIPIAAIGLLAPWVAGTAMALSSVSVVTNALRLKRMKL; this is translated from the coding sequence TTGATGAGCACTCATAAAAAAGACACACTCGCAATTACGGGTATGACATGTGCTGCTTGTGCAAATAGAATAGAAAAAAATTTAAATAAATTAGATCAAGTTACTGCTACGGTAAATCCATCTACCGAGAAAGCCACTGTTGAATACAATAACCAGCAAACTTCATTAGCAGATATTACACAGACGATACAAAAAACAGGTTATGATGTCGTAACAGATACTATTGAATTAGATATATTTGGTATGACGTGCGCTGCTTGCTCTACACGTATTGAAAAAGTACTTAAACGTACACACGGTGTGGAACAGGCTACCGTTAACTTAACTACCGAATTAAGTACAGTTACATTCAATCCTGAAATAATATCTCCAAATGACTTAATTAAAAAGATTCAAAATATAGGTTATGACGCACAGCTTAAAGCGAGCTCTAAAGACAAAACTTCTCAAAAAGCTAAAGAATTACATCATAAATTAATTAAGCTCATTGTTTCAGCTGTTATATCCATACCATTACTATTGACGATGTTCGTTCATCTATTTGGTTTGCCGCTACCTCATATATTTATGAATCCATATTTCCAATTTGTATTAGCTACTATTGTACAATTTGGTATTGGTTGGCAATTTTATACTGGGGCTTACAAAAGTTTACGAAGTGGCTCAGCAAACATGGACGTCCTTGTAGCATTAGGTACAACTGCCGCATATGGTTATAGCATTTACGAATCAATCAAATGGATGGTTCAGCCAAATATTACGCCTCATTTATATTTTGAAACAAGTGCCATATTAATTACACTAATACTTTTCGGTAAATATTTAGAGGCTCGTGCAAAATCTCACACGACACAAGCTTTAAGCAAATTACTAAGTTTACAAAGTAAAGAAGCACGCGTTATTCGAAATGACGCTGTTCAAATGATACCAGTAAGTGAAGTTGTCGTTGGCGATATTATCGAAGTTAAACCCGGCGAAAAAATACCAGTAGATGGTATTGTAACTAAAGGGCAAACTGCGGTTGATGAGTCTATGCTTACCGGCGAATCATTACCAATTGAAAAAACGGCAAATAACAAAGTTATAGGTGCTACACTCAATAAAAATGGCGCTATTACTATGGAAGCTACGCAAGTCGGCGAAGATACTGCGCTTGCTTCAATTATTGAATCTGTAGAAGCTGCACAAGGTTCTAAAGCACCTATTCAGCGTTTAGCAGATGTTATTTCAAGTTATTTCGTTCCTATTGTCGTTGGTATTGCTATTATTACCTTTTTAATTTGGATAACTGTCGTGAATACTGGGCAATTTGAACCTGCTTTAATCGCTACAATATCTGTACTTGTTATCGCCTGTCCTTGTGCTTTAGGTTTAGCTACTCCAACTTCTATTATGGTAGGTACGGGTAAAGCGGCACAAAGTGGTATTTTATTTAAAGGCGGAGAACATATAGAGCAAGCGCACAAAGTAGATACAATTGTTTTTGACAAAACAGGAACATTAACCAATGGTAAGCCCGAGGTTACTGATTTCACAGGCAATTTATCAACATTACAACTTGTCGCAAGTGCTGAATATTATTCAGAGCATCCTTTAGCCGAAGCTATTGTAAATTATGCAACTCGCAAAGAACTAACATTACTTGAAAGTACAAATTTCGAAACAATACCAGGTCTAGGTATTCAAGCAACAATAAGTGACAAAGAAATCTTGATAGGTAATTTAAAATTAATGAACAAACATGAAATAAGCATAAATCATGTACAAAGGGAATTATCTTCCTTTGAAAACGATGGTAAAACGGCGATGTATATTGCAGTATCTGGTGAATTTGCTGGTATTATAGCCGTCGCTGATACTGTAAAAACGAATGCTAAACAAGCAATAGAGCAATTACATGCATTAAATATTAGTACAGTGATGTTAACCGGAGATAATGAGCTAACTGCAAAAGCGATTGCTAAACAAGTCGGCATCGATCATGTTATTGCTGGCGTTTTACCAGAACAAAAAGCTAATGAAATAAAACAATTGCAACAACAAAATCGCAGCGTAGCAATGGTCGGTGATGGTATTAACGATGCACCCGCTTTAGTCCAAGCACAAACTGGCATTGCTATAGGTACAGGTACCGAAGTTGCTATCGAAGCAGCAGATATTACTATTTTAGGTGGCGATTTATTACTCATTCCTAAAGCGTTAAAAGTGAGCCAATATACTATACGTAATATCAGACAGAATCTATTCTGGGCTTTCGGTTACAACGTTGCGGGCATCCCTATTGCTGCAATTGGCTTGTTAGCACCTTGGGTAGCAGGTACCGCAATGGCATTAAGTTCAGTCAGCGTTGTTACGAATGCTTTAAGATTGAAACGCATGAAACTATAA
- a CDS encoding sugar O-acetyltransferase produces MDEKEKMLAGEWYDANYDSALTKERIKAKDLCFDLNHTKPSDTEERHKILSSLFNNEFSNIEILSPFMVDYGYNITLGDNVFINHDCYLMDCAPISIGDNTFIGPKCGLYTANHPLNAVARNKGLEQALPITIGNDVWLGANVIILPGVTIGNGVVVSAGSIVTKNISDNQLVMGAPAKVVKAINNNEN; encoded by the coding sequence GTGGATGAAAAAGAGAAAATGTTAGCTGGTGAGTGGTATGATGCAAACTATGATAGTGCATTAACTAAAGAAAGAATAAAAGCTAAAGATCTATGTTTTGATTTGAATCATACGAAACCAAGTGATACAGAGGAACGACATAAAATATTGAGCTCACTCTTTAATAATGAATTTAGCAACATAGAAATATTAAGTCCTTTTATGGTCGATTATGGATATAACATAACGCTTGGCGATAACGTATTTATTAATCACGATTGCTATCTAATGGATTGTGCTCCGATATCTATAGGTGACAATACATTTATCGGCCCAAAATGTGGTTTGTATACGGCTAATCATCCATTAAATGCAGTAGCAAGAAATAAAGGGTTAGAACAAGCATTACCGATAACTATTGGCAACGATGTTTGGTTAGGTGCTAACGTTATTATTTTGCCTGGCGTGACTATTGGTAATGGCGTAGTCGTAAGTGCAGGTAGTATTGTGACGAAAAATATTAGTGATAATCAACTTGTTATGGGGGCGCCAGCAAAAGTTGTTAAAGCAATAAACAATAATGAGAATTAG
- a CDS encoding ABC transporter ATP-binding protein translates to MSILKANGLTKSYGNRHQRQEVLKGLDFSIEEGEFVSIMGPSGSGKTTLLNVLSSIDYITSGIVEIKGQQINKMSNKKLADFRKKEMGFIFQDYSVLNTLTVKENIMLPLSIQNLSKATMMKNYDEVTQTLGIDHIGHKYPSGISGGQQQRTAAARAFVHKPSIIFADEPTGALDSKSAQDLLFRLEEMNKQLKATIVMVTHDPVAASYSNRVIMLKDGSIHSEIYQGEDTNNEFYKNIIHMQTALGGVTNDV, encoded by the coding sequence ATGTCTATATTAAAAGCAAATGGTTTAACTAAATCATATGGAAATAGACATCAACGTCAAGAAGTATTAAAAGGATTAGATTTCTCTATTGAAGAAGGGGAATTCGTGTCAATAATGGGGCCGTCTGGTTCGGGGAAAACGACGTTGCTCAACGTGTTAAGTTCTATTGATTATATTACAAGTGGAATAGTTGAGATTAAAGGTCAACAAATTAATAAAATGAGCAATAAAAAATTGGCTGATTTTAGAAAAAAAGAAATGGGCTTTATTTTTCAAGATTATAGCGTGCTTAATACTTTAACGGTAAAAGAAAATATTATGTTACCTTTATCGATACAAAATTTATCGAAAGCTACGATGATGAAAAATTATGACGAAGTTACACAAACTTTGGGTATCGACCATATTGGACATAAATATCCAAGTGGAATTTCGGGTGGACAACAGCAACGTACTGCAGCAGCACGTGCTTTCGTGCACAAGCCTTCAATTATATTTGCCGACGAACCTACAGGTGCATTAGATTCAAAAAGTGCACAAGATTTATTATTCAGATTAGAAGAAATGAATAAACAACTCAAGGCGACGATTGTTATGGTTACGCATGATCCGGTCGCTGCTAGTTATTCTAACAGAGTTATTATGTTAAAAGATGGTAGCATTCATTCAGAAATATACCAAGGCGAAGATACAAATAATGAATTTTACAAAAATATTATTCATATGCAAACTGCCTTAGGTGGTGTGACTAATGACGTTTAA
- a CDS encoding FtsX-like permease family protein has protein sequence MTFNQIVLKNFKKNIQHYGMYIFSLIVSIVLFFSFVTLKYTHGINNADSTVIIKKGATTGAYFLFIIIIIFLMYASHLFIKRRTKEFAMYQLIGLTKKNIMRMLMLEQMAMFVITGVIGLIVGIFGSKILLMIVLKVLNIHTSVSINFHSQALLQTILMLVLAFVLIMCQSYLFIKKRSILQMMSDQSKSDVKNPKVTIVETVSGVLGIVMILIGYYLSTEMLDKFLGAVMILPFIILALTVVGAYLFFRSSVSLIFKTVKRMKKGNVSITDVVFTSSIMHRMKKNALSLTIIATISAVTVTILCFGAISKAQLGNQIASSSPQDFTFTQQKQADQFADQLKQHDINYKLKYKEVATPKMLKDDVLNAPKTYSNVETMIVTSNKYFHDKDVKGNNAKLINLGAIGPEMNPKLNKDIVLQGSTKHAFKVTSISETTEFSAETSFNGPVLLVSDDQYNDLKQHSKDVRTQSGFDIVNHNQMTQAEKIAHKINPNIQSQKEAKKQADQSTGILLFVTSFLGLAFLVAAGCIIYIKQMDETEDEIGNFRILRKMGYTHHDMTLGLALKVAFNFGMPLVVSLLHSLFAALAFMKLMGLNTLIPVYIVMVAYSIIYCIFAIMAFIHSHRIVKHSI, from the coding sequence ATGACGTTTAATCAAATAGTATTAAAAAACTTTAAAAAGAATATACAGCACTATGGCATGTATATCTTTTCATTGATTGTTAGTATCGTCTTATTCTTTAGTTTCGTTACATTAAAGTATACACATGGTATTAACAATGCTGATTCAACTGTTATTATCAAAAAAGGCGCTACGACAGGCGCATATTTTCTATTTATTATAATTATTATCTTTTTAATGTATGCGAGTCATTTATTTATTAAAAGACGTACAAAAGAATTTGCCATGTATCAACTTATCGGACTAACTAAAAAGAATATTATGCGTATGTTGATGCTTGAACAAATGGCAATGTTTGTTATTACAGGTGTGATTGGATTAATTGTTGGTATATTTGGCTCCAAAATTTTATTAATGATTGTTCTTAAAGTATTAAATATACACACGAGTGTGTCGATTAACTTCCATTCCCAAGCATTGTTACAAACTATTTTGATGCTCGTACTAGCATTTGTTCTAATCATGTGCCAAAGTTATTTATTTATTAAAAAGCGCAGCATTTTACAGATGATGAGTGACCAATCAAAATCAGATGTTAAAAATCCGAAAGTTACAATAGTAGAGACGGTATCAGGTGTATTAGGTATTGTAATGATTCTAATTGGTTATTACTTATCTACAGAAATGTTAGATAAATTCCTTGGGGCTGTAATGATATTACCATTTATTATTTTAGCTTTAACTGTCGTGGGGGCTTATTTATTCTTTAGAAGCTCTGTGTCACTCATATTTAAAACAGTTAAGCGTATGAAAAAAGGTAATGTGTCTATTACAGACGTCGTATTTACGTCATCAATTATGCACCGTATGAAAAAGAATGCCTTGTCACTTACAATTATTGCGACAATTTCTGCCGTGACAGTTACCATTCTATGTTTTGGTGCAATCAGTAAAGCGCAATTAGGCAATCAAATCGCTTCATCGTCTCCACAAGATTTTACATTTACGCAACAAAAGCAAGCTGATCAGTTTGCAGACCAATTAAAACAGCACGATATTAATTACAAGTTAAAATATAAAGAAGTTGCAACACCTAAGATGTTAAAAGATGATGTATTAAATGCACCTAAAACATACAGCAATGTTGAAACAATGATAGTAACGAGTAATAAATATTTCCATGATAAAGATGTTAAAGGTAATAATGCCAAACTAATTAACTTGGGAGCAATCGGACCAGAAATGAATCCTAAACTTAATAAAGATATTGTGTTACAAGGTTCAACAAAACATGCTTTTAAAGTTACATCTATAAGTGAAACGACTGAATTTTCAGCAGAAACGTCGTTTAACGGCCCGGTATTATTAGTAAGTGATGATCAATATAATGATTTAAAACAACATAGTAAAGACGTGAGAACGCAATCTGGATTTGATATTGTTAATCATAACCAAATGACACAAGCTGAAAAAATAGCACATAAAATCAATCCTAATATCCAATCTCAAAAAGAAGCTAAAAAACAAGCAGATCAAAGTACAGGTATTTTATTATTTGTAACAAGTTTCTTAGGGTTAGCATTTTTAGTTGCAGCAGGATGTATTATTTATATTAAGCAAATGGATGAAACTGAAGATGAAATTGGAAACTTCCGCATTTTAAGAAAAATGGGTTACACACATCACGATATGACATTAGGTTTGGCATTAAAAGTAGCATTTAACTTTGGTATGCCATTAGTGGTGTCATTATTACATTCATTATTTGCAGCCTTAGCATTTATGAAATTAATGGGATTAAACACATTAATTCCTGTTTATATTGTAATGGTAGCTTACTCAATTATTTACTGTATATTTGCGATAATGGCATTTATACATTCGCATAGAATAGTTAAACATTCAATTTGA
- a CDS encoding aminotransferase class I/II-fold pyridoxal phosphate-dependent enzyme has product MIISDRLVQIPESYFGKTMGREIEHGPLPLINMAVGIPDGETPKGILDHFANALYQPENQKYVAFHGKVEFKQAIVNFYQRQYGVDLDPEAEVCILYGTKNGLVGLPSCIVNPGENVLLPDPGYTDYLAGVQLADGIPKTLPLAPPYYLPDWKQINYDTLINTKLVYLTYPNNPTGSVASQKVFDDAIKQFKGTKTKIVHDFAYSAFGFDAKNPSILQTEGSKDLAIEVFSLSKGYNMSGFRVGFAVGNKEIIRALKKYQSHTHAGMFGALQDAATYALNNYDDFLEQQNTKFKKRRDFVQAQLDEANIPYEPMAGGIFLWLKTPPHYDGEQFVDYLLQEQSILVAPGIPFGLNGKHYVRMSLALDDEQLAAAIARLKSLQSLYHQQ; this is encoded by the coding sequence TTGATTATATCTGATAGATTAGTTCAAATACCAGAAAGCTATTTTGGTAAAACGATGGGGCGTGAAATTGAACATGGGCCATTACCGTTAATTAATATGGCTGTGGGTATACCGGATGGTGAGACGCCTAAAGGTATTTTAGATCATTTTGCAAATGCGCTATATCAACCCGAAAATCAAAAGTATGTAGCATTTCATGGTAAGGTTGAATTTAAACAAGCTATCGTAAATTTTTATCAACGACAATATGGTGTTGATTTAGATCCTGAAGCAGAAGTATGTATTCTTTACGGTACAAAAAATGGTCTAGTAGGTTTGCCTTCTTGTATAGTGAATCCTGGAGAAAATGTTTTATTACCGGATCCTGGATATACAGACTATCTAGCAGGCGTACAATTGGCTGATGGTATACCTAAGACTTTACCATTAGCTCCGCCGTATTATTTACCGGATTGGAAACAAATAAATTATGATACATTAATTAATACTAAGTTAGTTTATCTTACGTACCCTAATAATCCTACGGGTTCCGTGGCTTCTCAAAAAGTATTTGATGATGCCATAAAACAATTTAAAGGCACTAAAACTAAAATAGTGCATGATTTTGCCTATAGCGCATTCGGTTTTGATGCTAAAAATCCAAGTATTTTGCAAACTGAAGGATCTAAAGATTTAGCGATTGAAGTATTTTCACTTTCTAAAGGTTATAATATGTCTGGTTTTAGAGTTGGCTTTGCAGTTGGAAATAAAGAAATAATAAGGGCTTTAAAAAAATATCAATCGCACACGCATGCCGGTATGTTTGGTGCGTTACAAGATGCTGCGACTTATGCACTCAATAATTATGATGATTTTTTAGAACAACAAAATACTAAATTTAAAAAAAGAAGAGATTTTGTTCAAGCTCAGTTAGACGAGGCTAATATACCTTATGAACCAATGGCGGGCGGTATATTTTTATGGCTAAAAACACCACCTCATTATGATGGTGAACAATTTGTAGATTATTTATTACAAGAACAATCAATTCTTGTAGCGCCGGGTATTCCGTTTGGACTAAATGGTAAGCATTATGTCCGCATGTCGTTAGCATTAGACGACGAACAATTAGCAGCAGCGATTGCTAGACTTAAATCGCTACAATCTTTATATCATCAACAATAA
- a CDS encoding SLC13 family permease, whose protein sequence is MKQKIGLILGPALFLIFYFIPGITGLSDAPRAVLAVTLFVATWWITEAIPIPATSLLPLILLPLTGGTSEKIAASAYADPIVFMYMGGFIIAIALEKCNLHKRIAMTIITMMGSNSNRIILGTMIATAFISMWISNAATALMMLPIALALIEEIKEAKFLSPESTHKFSKALLLTVAYSASIGGLATLIGSVPNAVFAAVASSSLHRTVSFAQWMLFAVPITIVLLVVLYFLLTKWLFKVEDADQVSSDFAKKELHALGPMSTDEKLTGIVFLFVSILWISSSALPASLHLSDTVISMSGAVLLFLIPAKSKKGGLLVWDDLSKLSWGILILFGGGLSLAAAFEDSGLTKWIGGLLDIVKPLPLVLIVIILTTAILFLTEVMSNTAVSNMLMPISIGLAAAIHQDAFFIMAVVALSSTCAFMLPISTPPNAAVFSSDELEMKDMIKAGFILNLFTIVIISLFVYFWLPIAFGI, encoded by the coding sequence ATGAAACAAAAAATCGGTTTAATACTTGGCCCAGCCTTATTTTTAATTTTCTATTTTATTCCTGGCATTACAGGCCTTAGCGATGCACCTAGAGCAGTATTAGCTGTTACGTTATTTGTAGCAACTTGGTGGATTACGGAAGCCATTCCAATTCCTGCAACTTCGTTATTACCATTAATCCTTTTACCACTAACTGGTGGTACTAGTGAAAAAATTGCAGCCTCTGCTTATGCTGATCCAATTGTTTTCATGTACATGGGTGGTTTTATTATTGCCATTGCACTAGAAAAATGTAACTTACATAAACGTATTGCCATGACGATAATAACAATGATGGGTTCAAACAGTAACCGTATTATTCTCGGTACAATGATTGCTACCGCATTTATTTCAATGTGGATTTCTAATGCCGCTACTGCTTTGATGATGTTACCTATCGCATTAGCACTTATCGAAGAAATTAAAGAAGCAAAGTTTTTATCGCCTGAATCTACACATAAATTTTCTAAAGCATTATTATTAACCGTTGCTTATTCCGCTTCCATTGGTGGATTGGCAACATTAATAGGTTCCGTACCGAATGCGGTATTTGCGGCTGTTGCTTCGTCAAGTTTACATAGAACAGTATCATTCGCACAATGGATGCTGTTTGCCGTACCAATCACAATCGTTTTATTAGTCGTTTTATATTTCTTATTAACTAAATGGTTATTCAAAGTCGAAGATGCAGATCAAGTATCTTCTGACTTTGCTAAAAAAGAACTACATGCGTTAGGCCCAATGAGTACCGATGAAAAACTTACTGGCATCGTCTTTCTATTCGTCAGTATTTTATGGATTTCTAGCAGTGCTTTACCAGCATCATTACATTTATCAGATACTGTAATTTCTATGAGTGGTGCTGTATTACTTTTCTTAATCCCTGCTAAATCTAAAAAAGGTGGTTTACTCGTTTGGGACGACTTATCTAAACTGTCTTGGGGTATCTTAATTCTATTTGGTGGTGGCCTTTCATTAGCTGCCGCGTTTGAAGATTCAGGTTTAACTAAATGGATTGGTGGTCTATTAGATATTGTTAAACCATTACCATTAGTATTAATCGTTATTATTTTAACGACAGCCATTTTATTCTTAACAGAAGTAATGTCAAATACTGCGGTGTCTAATATGTTAATGCCTATTAGTATAGGACTCGCAGCTGCTATTCATCAAGATGCATTCTTTATCATGGCAGTTGTAGCACTTTCATCTACATGTGCATTTATGTTGCCTATTTCAACGCCACCAAATGCTGCGGTGTTTAGTTCGGACGAATTAGAAATGAAAGATATGATCAAAGCTGGATTTATTTTGAATTTATTTACAATAGTAATTATTTCATTATTCGTTTATTTCTGGCTTCCAATCGCTTTTGGTATTTAA
- a CDS encoding DUF819 family protein has product MVLNTVIAKDDTWVLWAIIIIWATVSLFLEQRYKWASTISGAIIALVGAMLLSNFKIIPTKAPVYDTVWDYIVPLSIPLLLFGSNIIKVWKESRRLLVIFLIASVGTMIGAVVAFLTLHRWIPYLEKIGAMMTGSYIGGGVNFAAISSKLNTPKDMISSTVVADNSVMALYFLLLIAIPAMPFIKKHFKTDYNGATTEEEQQAFWEPKKIQILDIAISVATAFTLVAVSFKLSELIQHWIPKSNVFLTIIVSFFGDQYLLLTTFTLIVVAIWGDFFEKLAGASEIGTFLIYIFFVVIGIPASFATIIQTAPLLFVFVIIILIFNLGLSLIVGKLFHFKIEEILLASNATAGGPTTAAALAIGKRWTNLIGPILIIGTLGYIIGNYAGTLIYHLLLSL; this is encoded by the coding sequence ATGGTATTAAATACGGTAATTGCGAAAGATGATACGTGGGTACTGTGGGCAATCATTATTATTTGGGCAACTGTAAGTTTATTTCTTGAACAACGCTATAAGTGGGCTAGTACTATATCGGGCGCAATCATAGCACTTGTGGGTGCGATGCTATTATCTAATTTTAAAATCATACCAACGAAGGCACCTGTCTATGATACCGTATGGGACTATATTGTGCCTTTATCCATTCCCTTGTTATTGTTCGGATCGAATATTATTAAGGTATGGAAAGAAAGTAGAAGATTATTAGTCATTTTTCTAATTGCATCAGTGGGAACAATGATTGGAGCAGTTGTTGCATTTTTAACTTTACATAGATGGATTCCATATTTGGAAAAAATTGGAGCCATGATGACAGGAAGTTATATAGGTGGAGGTGTGAATTTTGCGGCTATAAGTTCTAAACTAAACACACCTAAAGATATGATTTCATCGACTGTCGTTGCAGATAATAGCGTAATGGCGCTCTATTTTTTATTACTTATAGCGATACCTGCCATGCCATTTATCAAAAAGCATTTTAAAACGGATTATAACGGCGCTACAACCGAAGAAGAACAACAAGCTTTTTGGGAACCGAAGAAAATTCAAATTTTAGATATTGCGATTTCTGTGGCAACTGCCTTTACATTGGTAGCAGTAAGTTTTAAATTATCAGAGTTAATTCAACATTGGATTCCAAAGAGTAACGTCTTTTTGACGATTATTGTCTCATTCTTTGGTGATCAATATTTATTATTAACGACGTTTACTTTAATTGTGGTCGCAATTTGGGGAGACTTTTTTGAAAAATTAGCTGGTGCATCTGAAATAGGAACATTTCTAATATATATTTTCTTTGTAGTTATTGGGATTCCTGCATCATTTGCTACAATTATTCAAACAGCACCTTTATTATTTGTCTTTGTAATTATTATATTAATATTTAATTTAGGGCTTAGTTTAATAGTAGGTAAATTATTTCATTTTAAAATTGAAGAAATATTATTAGCGAGTAATGCTACTGCTGGAGGACCGACTACTGCTGCAGCTTTAGCAATAGGGAAACGATGGACCAATTTAATCGGACCTATTTTAATTATAGGTACGCTAGGTTATATTATCGGTAACTATGCGGGAACACTTATTTATCACTTATTACTGTCGTTGTAA
- a CDS encoding aggregation-promoting factor C-terminal-like domain-containing protein: MKKTVLASSLAVALGVTGYAASSDHNQAHASENNVNQAHLAELALNNSSELNEHPVQAGAYNYNFNYAGHSFSFQSNGSSWTWSVDGQADSQQDTSASYTNNNSAQVAQPQQTTSKQAEVKTVAAPKASTSQAQTTQTTQTTQSTQTTKTTTQSTSSSSSSSASTGGSVKAQFLAAGGTEAIWNTIVLPESSGNPNAVNELGYRGLGQTKESWGTGSVAEQTKGLLNYAKQRYGSVDAAVDFRNKNNWW, from the coding sequence ATGAAAAAGACAGTATTAGCTTCATCATTAGCAGTAGCTTTAGGAGTAACAGGATACGCAGCAAGCAGTGACCATAACCAAGCACACGCTTCAGAAAACAACGTAAACCAAGCGCACTTAGCTGAATTAGCATTAAACAACTCATCAGAATTAAACGAGCACCCAGTACAAGCTGGCGCTTATAACTACAACTTCAACTATGCTGGTCATTCATTCAGCTTCCAATCAAATGGTAGCTCATGGACTTGGTCTGTAGACGGACAAGCTGATTCTCAACAAGATACTTCAGCTTCATACACTAACAACAACTCAGCTCAAGTTGCTCAACCACAACAAACAACTTCTAAACAAGCTGAAGTTAAAACTGTAGCAGCACCTAAAGCTTCTACTAGCCAAGCACAAACTACACAAACTACACAAACTACACAATCAACACAAACAACTAAAACAACAACTCAAAGCACTTCAAGTTCATCATCTTCATCAGCTTCAACTGGTGGATCTGTTAAAGCGCAATTCTTAGCTGCAGGTGGAACTGAAGCAATTTGGAACACTATCGTTTTACCAGAATCAAGCGGTAACCCTAACGCTGTTAACGAATTAGGATACAGAGGTTTAGGTCAAACTAAAGAATCTTGGGGAACTGGTTCAGTAGCTGAACAAACTAAAGGTTTACTTAACTACGCTAAACAACGTTATGGTTCAGTTGACGCTGCTGTAGATTTCCGTAACAAAAATAACTGGTGGTAA